One Saccharomyces eubayanus strain FM1318 chromosome XVI, whole genome shotgun sequence DNA segment encodes these proteins:
- the SNF8 gene encoding ESCRT-II subunit protein SNF8, whose translation MKQFGLAAFDQLKDGKYNNVNKTILEKQSIELKDQLNVFQERLVEFAKKHNNELQASPEFRSKFMHMCSSIGIDPLSLFDRDKHLFTVNDFYYEICLKVIEICRQTKDMNGGVISYEELEKVHFRKLKVGIDDLEKSIDMLKSLECFEIFQIRGKKFLRSVPNELTSDQTKILEICSILGYSSISLLRANLEWEAVRSKSALDEMVANGLLWIDYQGGVEALYWDPSWITKQL comes from the coding sequence ATGAAACAGTTTGGGTTAGCAGCATTCGATCAATTAAAGGATGGAAAGTACAATAATGTGAATAAAACCATACTAGAAAAGCAATCAATCGAATTAAAGGATCAGTTAAACGTCTTCCAAGAACGGCTCGTAgaatttgcaaaaaaacataataaTGAGCTCCAAGCGTCTCCAGAATTTCGCTCAAAGTTTATGCATATGTGCTCATCGATTGGAATTGACCCTTTATCTTTGTTTGATCGAGATAAACATTTATTTACAGTTAATGACTTCTATTATGAAATATGTCTAAAAGTTATAGAAATCTGTCGGCAAACTAAAGATATGAATGGAGGCGTCATTTCCTATGAAGAACTGGAAAAAGTGCATTTTCGAAAGCTGAAAGTAGGAattgatgatttggaaaagtctATCGATATGCTGAAAAGCCTAGAATGTTTTGAgatatttcaaattcgtGGGAAGAAATTTTTGCGTAGCGTTCCAAATGAGCTTACGTCTGATCAAACTAAGATCTTGGAGATCTGCTCTATTTTAGGTTACTCGAGTATTTCCTTGTTGAGAGCAAATTTGGAATGGGAAGCCGTGAGGAGCAAATCAGCTCTAGATGAGATGGTCGCCAACGGTTTACTGTGGATAGATTACCAAGGTGGTGTAGAGGCATTATATTGGGACCCCTCCTGGATTACCAAGCAACTGTGA
- the HAT1 gene encoding histone acetyltransferase catalytic subunit HAT1, with product MSASDFKPETWTSNANEALKISIVGENAIQFLPLFTYPIYGDSEKIYGYKDLVIHLAFDSIAFKPYVNVKYSSKLNDSDVSNVEEKLLSFLPKDDVIVKDEAKWVDCFTEEQTNYNLPESFCKVSEYSLNGEEFTVYKTNLLDDFAKRMHRRVQIFSILFIEAANYIDENDPNWEIFWLLNKKTKQLVGFVTTYKYWHYLGAQSFDESVDDKFRAKISQFLIFPPYQNKGHGSCLYEAIVQSWLSDRSITEITVEDPNEAFDDLRDRNDLQRLRKLGFVAALREHSEHAFLESNRRSFKLEERQFNRLVEMILLSNKSPSFEMKVKKRLFIKNYDALSGTEPEEAKEALMNSFVLVKDDYMRIIKSVEDFKA from the coding sequence ATGTCTGCGAGTGATTTCAAGCCTGAAACATGGACTTCGAATGCCAACGAAGctttaaaaatttctatAGTTGGTGAAAACGCGATTCAATTTTTGCCATTATTCACGTATCCAATCTATGGCGATTCTGAAAAGATTTATGGCTACAAGGATCTTGTAATCCACCTTGCATTTGATTCGATAGCATTCAAACCATATGTCAATGTCAAATACTCGTCAAAACTAAATGATAGCGATGTTAGTAATGTGGAGGAAAAACTGCTCTCGTTTTTACCAAAGGATGACGTGATTGTCAAAGATGAAGCTAAATGGGTGGATTGTTTTACGGAAGAGCAAACAAATTATAACCTACCAGAAAGTTTTTGTAAAGTGTCTGAGTATTCACTAAATGGGGAAGAATTTactgtatataaaacaaattTGCTTGACGATTTTGCAAAGAGGATGCATCGTCGTgttcaaatcttttcaattctatTTATTGAGGCAGCCAACTACATAGATGAGAACGATCCAAACTGGGAGATCTTTTGGcttttgaacaagaaaacaaaacaattaGTTGGATTTGTTACTACCTACAAATATTGGCATTACCTGGGTGCACAATCTTTTGATGAAAGTGTTGACGACAAATTCAGAGCTAAAATATCTCAATTCCTCATTTTCCCTCCCTATCAGAATAAAGGACACGGCTCCTGTCTTTATGAAGCCATAGTTCAATCTTGGTTGAGTGACAGAAGCATCACTGAAATCACTGTCGAGGATCCTAATGAAGCGTTCGACGATCTTCGCGATAGAAATGACCTCCAAAGACTACGAAAACTAGGTTTTGTTGCCGCTTTACGAGAGCACTCGGAACACGCGTTTTTAGAATCAAATAGAAGGTCTTTCAAACTGGAAGAAAGGCAGTTCAATCGACTTGTAGAAAtgattcttctttccaacAAGTCTCCATCATTTGAgatgaaagtgaagaaacgactttttatcaaaaattatGATGCTCTCAGTGGCACAGAACCAGAAGAAGCAAAGGAAGCCCTGATGAACTCATTTGTTCTGGTGAAAGATGATTATATGCGTATTATAAAATCAGTCgaagatttcaaagccTAG
- the CIT3 gene encoding citrate (Si)-synthase CIT3 encodes MLHRSITSTYVRRRLFSSTTIIKSSAITLKEALEEVIPQRRDAITEFKAVYGDTVVGPITISSILGGMRGNQSMFWQGTSLDPEHGIKFQGLTIDQCQKRLPGTGIDGDNFLPESMLWLLLTGSVPTLEQTNSLKKELAFRGRKLPQDTEKVLLCLPKEMHPMTQLAIGLASMNKGSVFATNYQNGLIGKKDFWIDTLEDSLNLIASLPLLTGRIYSNITNEGRSLGEYSEDTDWCSNICSLLGMTNGSKSSNKCSLNSQQSLDFVNLMRLYTGIHVDHEGGNVSAHTTHLVGSALSDPYLSYSSGIMGLAGPLHGLAAQEVVRFLLEMNSNISSVEHEEEIEDYLWKVLNSSRVIPGYGHAVLRKPDPRFTAMLEFAQARPDEFKNDENVLLMQKLSEVAPKVLLKHGKSKNPFPNVDSASGILFYHYGIKELLFFTVIFGCSRAIGPLTQLVWDRVLGLPIERPKSLNFEGLEALTKVI; translated from the coding sequence ATGCTGCACAGATCTATAACAAGCACGTATGTGCGCAGGAGGCTCTTTAGTTCAACTACAATCATTAAGTCGTCTGCTATAACTCTTAAAGAAGctcttgaagaagttatACCTCAAAGAAGAGATGCGATCACAGAATTCAAGGCTGTATATGGGGACACAGTAGTCGGACCGATTACCATTTCCTCAATTCTAGGAGGAATGAGAGGGAATCAGTCAATGTTTTGGCAAGGAACATCATTAGATCCCGAACACGGTATAAAGTTCCAGGGTCTAACAATCGACCAATGCCAAAAGAGGTTACCTGGCACAGGTATTGATGGTGATAATTTCTTACCGGAATCAATGCTGTGGCTACTATTGACAGGTAGTGTACCTACACTTGAGCAAacaaattctttaaaaaaagaactagCGTTTCGCGGAAGGAAATTACCCCAGGATACAGAGAAAGTGCTGTTATGTTTACCTAAAGAAATGCATCCCATGACCCAACTTGCAATTGGGTTAGCGTCTATGAATAAAGGGTCCGTATTTGCTACAAATTACCAAAATGGGTTAATAGGGAAGAAGGACTTTTGGATTGACACCCTTGAAGATTCTCTAAATTTGATTGCTTCTCTTCCACTCCTGACAGGTagaatatattcaaatatCACAAATGAAGGACGTTCATTGGGAGAGTATAGTGAGGATACAGATTGGTGTTCAAATATATGCTCTTTGCTCGGAATGACCAATGGAAGTAAGTCTTCCAATAAGTGTAGTCTCAATTCCCAGCAATCTCTAGATTTCGTCAATTTGATGAGGTTGTACACCGGTATACATGTTGACCACGAGGGAGGCAATGTTTCTGCACACACTACTCATTTGGTGGGGAGTGCGTTAAGTGACCCATACCTCAGCTACTCATCCGGCATAATGGGGCTCGCCGGACCATTGCATGGGTTAGCCGCACAAGAAGTGGTGAGATTTTTGCTTGAGATGAACTCAAATATTTCCAGCGTCGAACACGAGGAGGAAATCGAAGACTATCTTTGGAAAGTTTTGAACTCAAGCCGTGTAATTCCTGGATATGGACATGCAGTTTTACGAAAACCTGATCCTCGATTTACAGCAATGCTTGAATTTGCGCAAGCCAGGCCCGacgaattcaaaaatgacGAAAATGTTTTGTTAATGCAAAAGCTGTCGGAGGTTGCGCCTAAGGTTTTGCTAAAGCATGGCAAGAGTAAGAATCCGTTCCCCAATGTAGACTCTGCTTCCggaattttattttatcaCTATGGAATTAAGGAACTACTATTCTTCACTGTAATTTTTGGGTGTTCAAGAGCCATAGGACCTTTGACCCAACTTGTTTGGGATCGCGTTTTAGGCCTACCAATAGAAAGACCGAAGAGTTTGAACTTTGAAGGTCTCGAAGCCCTCACAAAGGTGATATAG